Proteins encoded within one genomic window of Ascaphus truei isolate aAscTru1 chromosome 8, aAscTru1.hap1, whole genome shotgun sequence:
- the BORCS7 gene encoding BLOC-1-related complex subunit 7 isoform X1, which produces MSKCSAAGSSCCSQGQQTHEDVKNYYGKYLKTAKDLKTNACVTPSNPLPKSIRDALSDVHEDVSSRYYGCGIVVPECLENCRILDLGSGSGRDCYVLSKLVGQRGHVTGIDMTDEQVEVARRYIDYHTKRFGFQQPNVNFISGYIENLQAAILKDESYDIIISNCVINLSPDKKAVLREAFRVLKDGGEMYFSDVYANQGIPNELRENKVLWGECISGALWWKDLFQIAEEIGFSTPRLVTSSYITINNKALEDIISDYRFVSATFRLFKLPQNREKIKCLAIYNGGVTGWENQLQFDANFTFKEGEVAEVDEELCGILKNSRFADEFLFRALEKGISSGGCYTKKAITAVEQAREAAASGGGQSEHSGSSMAPQWRTGTGPGLPPSTDGQHGDFYYFLHDTVLP; this is translated from the exons ATGTCGAAGTGCAG TGCTGCCGGGTCCAGCTGTTGCTCACAAGGTCAACAAACACATGAAGATGTCAAG AATTATTATGGAAAATATTTAAAAACGGCAAAGGATCTGAAAACCAACGCCTGTGTAACTCCATCTAACCCGTTACCGAAATCCATAAGAGACGCACTGAGTGATGTTCATGAAGACGTCTCCTCACG GTACTATGGCTGTGGCATTGTGGTACCGGAGTGCTTGGAGAACTGCAGGATCTTGGATCTGGGCAGTGGGAGTGGCAGGGATTGTTACGTGCTCAGCAAGCTGGTGGGACAGCGAGGACACGTCACTGGGATAGACATGACTGACGAGCAG gtGGAAGTAGCAAGACGATACATTGACTATCACACAAAGAGATTTGGTTTCCAGCAACCCAATGTGAACTTCATTTCTGGGTACATTGAAAATCTTCAAGCTGCCATCCTAAAGGACGAGAGCTATGATATTATCAT ATCTAACTGTGTGATAAACCTTTCCCCTGATAAAAAGGCAGTGCTGAGAGAGGCATTCAGGGTGTTAAAG GATGGCGGAGAAATGTACTTTAGCGATGTATATGCTAACCAAGGAATTCCTAATGAACTGAGAGAGAACAAAGTACTGTGGG GGGAGTGCATTAGTGGAGCATTATGGTGGAAGGACCTCTTCCAGATTGCTGAAGAGATTGGATTCAGCACCCCGCGTTTAGTCACCTCCAGCTACATCACTATAAACAACAAGGCGCTGGAAGACATTATCA GTGACTACAGATTTGTCTCTGCCACCTTTCGCCTGTTCAAACTCCCGCAGAACCGTGAGAAGATAAAATGCCTGGCTATATACAATGGGGGAGTCACTGGCTGGGAGAACCAGCTGCAATTTGATGCCAACTTCACATTCAAG GAAGGTGAAGTTGCAGAAGTGGATGAAGAATTATGCGGCATCCTGAAGAATTCTAGGTTTGCCGATGAGTTTCTGTTTCGGGCCCTTGAAAAAGGAATTTCTTCTGGAGGGTGTTACACTAAGAAG GCAATTACAGCAGTGGAACAGGCACGTGAAGCAGCAGCTTCAGGAGGAGGACAGAGTGAGCACTCAGGGAGCAGCATGGCCCCGCAATGGAGGACAGGCACAGGACCAGGgctgccaccttcgactgacggccaacatggagatttttattattttttacatgacACTGTGTTGCCGTGA
- the BORCS7 gene encoding BLOC-1-related complex subunit 7 isoform X2, whose protein sequence is MSKCSAAGSSCCSQGQQTHEDVKNYYGKYLKTAKDLKTNACVTPSNPLPKSIRDALSDVHEDVSSRYYGCGIVVPECLENCRILDLGSGSGRDCYVLSKLVGQRGHVTGIDMTDEQVEVARRYIDYHTKRFGFQQPNVNFISGYIENLQAAILKDESYDIIISNCVINLSPDKKAVLREAFRVLKDGGEMYFSDVYANQGIPNELRENKVLWGECISGALWWKDLFQIAEEIGFSTPRLVTSSYITINNKALEDIISDYRFVSATFRLFKLPQNREKIKCLAIYNGGVTGWENQLQFDANFTFKEGEVAEVDEELCGILKNSRFADEFLFRALEKGISSGGCYTKKELIRDPFQFADEMKDKVHTPNTGSCGGPTGCC, encoded by the exons ATGTCGAAGTGCAG TGCTGCCGGGTCCAGCTGTTGCTCACAAGGTCAACAAACACATGAAGATGTCAAG AATTATTATGGAAAATATTTAAAAACGGCAAAGGATCTGAAAACCAACGCCTGTGTAACTCCATCTAACCCGTTACCGAAATCCATAAGAGACGCACTGAGTGATGTTCATGAAGACGTCTCCTCACG GTACTATGGCTGTGGCATTGTGGTACCGGAGTGCTTGGAGAACTGCAGGATCTTGGATCTGGGCAGTGGGAGTGGCAGGGATTGTTACGTGCTCAGCAAGCTGGTGGGACAGCGAGGACACGTCACTGGGATAGACATGACTGACGAGCAG gtGGAAGTAGCAAGACGATACATTGACTATCACACAAAGAGATTTGGTTTCCAGCAACCCAATGTGAACTTCATTTCTGGGTACATTGAAAATCTTCAAGCTGCCATCCTAAAGGACGAGAGCTATGATATTATCAT ATCTAACTGTGTGATAAACCTTTCCCCTGATAAAAAGGCAGTGCTGAGAGAGGCATTCAGGGTGTTAAAG GATGGCGGAGAAATGTACTTTAGCGATGTATATGCTAACCAAGGAATTCCTAATGAACTGAGAGAGAACAAAGTACTGTGGG GGGAGTGCATTAGTGGAGCATTATGGTGGAAGGACCTCTTCCAGATTGCTGAAGAGATTGGATTCAGCACCCCGCGTTTAGTCACCTCCAGCTACATCACTATAAACAACAAGGCGCTGGAAGACATTATCA GTGACTACAGATTTGTCTCTGCCACCTTTCGCCTGTTCAAACTCCCGCAGAACCGTGAGAAGATAAAATGCCTGGCTATATACAATGGGGGAGTCACTGGCTGGGAGAACCAGCTGCAATTTGATGCCAACTTCACATTCAAG GAAGGTGAAGTTGCAGAAGTGGATGAAGAATTATGCGGCATCCTGAAGAATTCTAGGTTTGCCGATGAGTTTCTGTTTCGGGCCCTTGAAAAAGGAATTTCTTCTGGAGGGTGTTACACTAAGAAG GAATTGATCAGGGACCCATTTCAGTTTGCAGACGAGATGAAAGATAAAGTTCACACTCCCAACACTGGCAGCTGCGGTGGACCAACAGGCTGCTGCTAG